In a single window of the Thermofilum uzonense genome:
- a CDS encoding pyruvoyl-dependent arginine decarboxylase produces the protein MIIPRKYFVVKGKGLSKISELMAFNNALRNAGIHNVNLVPVSSILPPGIEEEPPHPLPPGSVVFVVMSERRLKGPAKISTGLSWAHGKPHGYVIEFHTGDSNSYTHARLEEMWEEIRLERNLVIERPRYLTEELEVPEGFYGSVVVALVFSEIDFLK, from the coding sequence ATGATAATACCAAGAAAATACTTCGTAGTCAAAGGAAAAGGCTTAAGCAAGATATCAGAACTAATGGCGTTCAATAACGCACTCCGAAACGCAGGAATACACAACGTAAACCTTGTACCCGTATCCTCTATACTCCCTCCAGGCATAGAAGAAGAACCCCCCCACCCCCTACCCCCTGGCTCCGTGGTCTTCGTAGTTATGAGTGAGCGCAGGCTTAAAGGTCCCGCGAAAATAAGCACCGGACTCTCGTGGGCGCACGGAAAGCCCCACGGTTACGTGATAGAATTTCATACGGGGGACTCGAACTCTTATACACACGCAAGGCTAGAGGAGATGTGGGAAGAAATACGACTTGAGAGAAACCTTGTTATAGAGAGACCCCGGTATCTAACAGAAGAACTAGAAGTGCCCGAGGGGTTTTATGGAAGTGTAGTTGTAGCATTAGTTTTCAGCGAAATAGATTTTTTAAAATAA
- a CDS encoding ECF transporter S component: MQKTQGVVLTALMASLALSFSMLKLELPYPVLPYLKFDLAEIPVTILYFLAGLRWGLAAETLHLLGLLARGAEPVGALLKYSAVISMLIGARLFRKIMKSITLEFAGGAVTRIFAMSFANWAYFTFLFPNFLDYAVKMAGGVYLLYVYTAVFNLIHTLVSMGISWLVFKEIKIRLRVPA, encoded by the coding sequence ATGCAGAAGACACAAGGAGTAGTACTAACAGCCCTTATGGCCTCACTAGCGTTAAGCTTCTCAATGTTAAAGCTAGAGCTACCGTATCCCGTGCTGCCCTACTTGAAATTCGACCTCGCAGAAATCCCCGTCACTATCCTATACTTCCTTGCCGGTCTTAGGTGGGGATTGGCAGCAGAAACACTACACCTCTTAGGTTTACTCGCTAGAGGGGCAGAGCCTGTAGGAGCCCTCTTAAAGTATTCAGCTGTCATCTCCATGTTAATCGGGGCGCGCTTGTTCAGGAAGATTATGAAGAGCATTACACTTGAGTTCGCTGGTGGAGCCGTAACCCGCATCTTTGCGATGAGCTTTGCAAACTGGGCTTATTTCACCTTCCTGTTCCCCAACTTTCTAGATTATGCTGTTAAAATGGCTGGAGGTGTTTACCTCCTTTACGTTTACACGGCTGTATTCAATCTGATTCATACGCTTGTAAGTATGGGAATTTCCTGGCTTGTCTTTAAGGAGATAAAAATCCGTTTAAGGGTACCAGCCTGA
- a CDS encoding methyltransferase — protein sequence MDSGPHESRGQEASGSLIAYIYEGEVYPPSEDTFFLADYLEQLGPIDVVLEVGFGNGYLTRLLAKKADYVVGSDISLRAAMNLIKRLREESIGNVDILVSDSVSVFRKKCFELIVSNPPYLPCDYEKEPMWCGGANGIEFSLRLARESMEHLIKNGSLVFLVSSLSNFRILIQELKKFYKRLLVVKTKHISLFEKLFIIQCVR from the coding sequence ATGGACTCCGGACCGCATGAATCCAGAGGTCAGGAAGCTTCTGGGTCTCTAATAGCATACATTTACGAGGGCGAGGTTTATCCCCCATCAGAGGACACTTTTTTCCTGGCGGATTACCTGGAACAACTCGGCCCTATAGATGTAGTTCTCGAAGTAGGATTTGGTAACGGCTACCTTACAAGGCTTCTGGCTAAGAAGGCGGACTATGTTGTTGGTAGTGATATCTCTCTCAGGGCGGCTATGAACTTGATAAAAAGGCTAAGGGAAGAGTCTATTGGAAACGTTGACATCTTAGTATCGGACTCAGTATCAGTCTTTAGAAAGAAATGCTTCGAGCTAATAGTCTCTAATCCTCCATATCTTCCATGCGATTACGAGAAGGAGCCCATGTGGTGCGGGGGAGCGAATGGAATAGAGTTTTCGCTTAGACTTGCAAGGGAAAGCATGGAGCACTTAATAAAAAATGGTTCATTAGTCTTTCTAGTCTCGTCTTTGTCAAATTTTCGAATTTTGATCCAAGAGTTAAAGAAATTTTATAAACGGCTCCTTGTTGTAAAAACGAAGCACATCTCGCTGTTTGAAAAACTTTTTATTATTCAATGTGTCCGTTGA
- a CDS encoding CPBP family glutamic-type intramembrane protease, which translates to MKQFCPSNFMANLWVPILLAYFILVNLSLATTAYLLLLIYSYFAFLWRRENPSTSSVKDLPVLFLLAVLWHVPLLPYYRIQFQPVYVYAFSFVAAVTEEVFFRGFLLYRLGLPLQALVFMYSHLNVTDPVFLVNTALLAPHYFSFGFSAGLIAEKKGFMASSVLHVGYNLMGINLLLGFDIVKVAMLFAADLMIIAILLFFLHFNLIK; encoded by the coding sequence ATGAAGCAATTTTGCCCCTCAAATTTCATGGCTAATTTATGGGTTCCAATCCTCCTAGCGTATTTTATTTTGGTGAATCTAAGTCTTGCCACAACAGCTTATCTTCTTCTACTGATATACTCGTATTTCGCGTTCCTATGGAGACGTGAAAACCCCTCAACCTCGAGCGTAAAAGACCTGCCTGTGTTATTCTTGCTAGCGGTTCTATGGCATGTCCCATTATTACCCTATTACAGGATTCAGTTTCAGCCTGTCTACGTCTACGCGTTCTCCTTTGTTGCAGCAGTCACCGAGGAAGTTTTCTTCAGAGGGTTCCTTCTCTATCGGCTGGGTCTTCCATTACAGGCGCTTGTATTTATGTACTCGCATCTAAACGTAACTGATCCTGTTTTCCTCGTCAACACTGCGCTTCTAGCACCGCATTACTTTTCCTTCGGATTTTCGGCGGGACTGATAGCAGAGAAAAAGGGATTCATGGCTTCCTCAGTTCTGCATGTGGGATACAACCTTATGGGAATCAACCTTTTACTAGGATTCGACATTGTAAAAGTAGCTATGTTATTCGCTGCAGACCTTATGATTATCGCAATCTTATTGTTCTTTTTACATTTTAACCTGATAAAATAA
- a CDS encoding metal-sulfur cluster assembly factor encodes MSTITKEAVIEALKEVYDPEIPFNVVDLGLIYGVEIEGKKVKIRMTLTAVGCPLSYFLVEMVKDVVKEKVPGIEEVEVDLVFDPPWTPDRMNPEVRKLLGL; translated from the coding sequence ATGAGTACGATAACTAAGGAGGCAGTTATTGAGGCACTGAAAGAGGTTTACGATCCAGAGATACCCTTCAACGTTGTGGACTTAGGACTCATATATGGTGTCGAAATCGAGGGTAAAAAAGTTAAAATCAGGATGACGTTGACCGCGGTCGGGTGCCCGCTCTCCTATTTTCTAGTCGAAATGGTTAAGGATGTTGTAAAAGAGAAGGTTCCAGGCATCGAAGAAGTAGAAGTCGACCTGGTGTTTGACCCGCCATGGACTCCGGACCGCATGAATCCAGAGGTCAGGAAGCTTCTGGGTCTCTAA
- the dph2 gene encoding diphthamide biosynthesis enzyme Dph2, which yields MNVNGYEIDEREIERWVKRNTLRRILVQAPDGLKSVALGVIDYLESLGMSALLSADHTWGGCDLALDEAKSVGADGIIHIGHHGPVWFKPPENPPILFIPAYSIVDPTHVFEKLLDELERNGVKSIGLATTIQHITWLTSLKETARKRGFTVETGRYAGFEGLVVGCDYSSLGTGKSDAIVVVAGGSFHALGAAIWSGLPTWGLDPYTGVYRRVELKSVLASRLYALSRAMDASSFLLIVSVKPGQKRMEIAMRVKEALKRRGRKAIIAVFNDLSREKIENLGVFDAYINTACPRLVIDDPEIFPGPSLNIGELKYVLQGSLEGYSLRDSLFLDLRFLEDP from the coding sequence ATGAATGTAAACGGCTACGAGATTGATGAAAGAGAAATAGAGAGATGGGTTAAAAGAAACACTCTAAGGAGAATCCTGGTACAAGCCCCAGACGGCCTCAAGAGCGTTGCTCTAGGAGTCATTGACTATCTCGAGAGTCTAGGTATGAGTGCACTCTTATCAGCTGATCATACCTGGGGAGGCTGCGACCTAGCGTTAGATGAGGCCAAGTCTGTAGGGGCTGACGGTATTATACACATAGGTCATCACGGTCCCGTATGGTTTAAGCCTCCGGAAAACCCTCCCATACTATTCATCCCAGCTTATTCTATAGTTGATCCTACACACGTATTTGAAAAGCTATTGGATGAGCTGGAGAGGAACGGTGTAAAGTCCATAGGGCTTGCCACGACGATACAGCATATCACATGGCTCACCAGCCTGAAGGAAACTGCTAGAAAACGTGGGTTCACCGTTGAAACTGGACGTTACGCGGGTTTTGAGGGGCTCGTGGTGGGTTGTGACTATTCTTCTCTTGGTACAGGTAAAAGCGATGCGATAGTGGTTGTTGCAGGCGGGTCTTTCCACGCGTTAGGAGCAGCCATCTGGTCAGGCCTGCCCACCTGGGGGCTTGACCCCTACACGGGGGTCTACAGGCGGGTAGAGTTGAAGAGTGTTCTAGCTTCCAGGCTCTACGCACTCTCCAGGGCCATGGATGCATCAAGTTTCCTGTTGATAGTCTCGGTGAAGCCGGGACAGAAGAGGATGGAAATAGCGATGAGGGTTAAAGAGGCGTTAAAACGGAGAGGCAGGAAAGCGATCATAGCTGTTTTCAACGACCTGTCTAGGGAGAAGATTGAAAACCTTGGTGTATTCGACGCATATATCAATACAGCTTGTCCCCGACTGGTTATAGATGATCCCGAGATTTTTCCAGGCCCCTCACTGAATATCGGAGAATTAAAATATGTTTTACAGGGCTCTCTAGAGGGCTACTCATTAAGAGACTCTCTTTTCCTTGACTTGCGTTTCCTTGAAGACCCATAA
- a CDS encoding TIM barrel protein has product MWRPERVYFGPAGMPTTVKKGGVIEGIAEVKRLGLDAMEIEFVRKIFLNEKSALDVKSAATQLGVVLTVHAPYYVNLNSDDEGKVKASIERVVESARIGYKAGAWSVCFHAGYYGNLDNKKTHEVMKERVKVIVKTLKDEGIEIWVRPETTGKPSQYGSLEEILDLSLELEMVLPVVDFAHLHARGKGAFKQYQDITRILELIEEKLGREGLENMHIHVSGIEYGEKGEIRHLNLQEADLDYKLLVKALKEFNVKGVIISESPNLEGDAILLRDLFYGSSRKRKSRKRESLNE; this is encoded by the coding sequence ATTTGGAGGCCTGAGCGTGTGTATTTCGGCCCGGCAGGCATGCCGACGACTGTAAAGAAGGGAGGTGTTATAGAGGGTATCGCTGAAGTTAAAAGGCTTGGTCTCGACGCGATGGAGATAGAGTTTGTAAGGAAGATATTCCTTAACGAGAAGAGCGCACTAGACGTTAAAAGTGCTGCTACACAACTAGGAGTCGTCCTGACCGTACATGCCCCTTATTATGTAAACCTTAACAGTGATGACGAGGGCAAGGTTAAGGCCAGTATCGAGCGCGTCGTTGAGTCTGCCAGGATAGGTTACAAAGCTGGGGCATGGAGCGTTTGTTTTCATGCAGGATACTATGGCAACCTAGATAATAAGAAAACGCATGAAGTGATGAAGGAGAGAGTGAAGGTAATTGTTAAGACATTGAAAGATGAGGGGATCGAGATATGGGTTAGACCAGAGACAACCGGAAAGCCCTCACAGTACGGCTCTCTCGAAGAAATACTTGATCTGAGCCTGGAGCTCGAGATGGTTCTACCCGTGGTTGACTTTGCACACCTTCACGCGCGTGGAAAGGGAGCCTTTAAACAGTACCAGGATATTACCCGAATACTGGAACTTATCGAGGAGAAGCTTGGGAGAGAAGGATTAGAGAACATGCATATACATGTCTCGGGAATAGAGTACGGTGAAAAGGGTGAAATCAGGCATCTCAACCTTCAAGAAGCCGATCTGGATTACAAGCTGCTCGTTAAAGCCCTTAAAGAATTTAATGTAAAGGGGGTTATCATATCTGAAAGCCCAAACCTTGAAGGCGATGCTATCCTGCTACGAGATCTCTTTTATGGGTCTTCAAGGAAACGCAAGTCAAGGAAAAGAGAGTCTCTTAATGAGTAG
- a CDS encoding DNA topoisomerase — protein MPYDAVIVAEKPAVALAFARYLAETGYKTVYVDGVKAFLFRYKGGDYLSIGLVGHVLDFDFPREYNKWDSVEPKQLFFVNPIWVVREGSYKYVKALKTLANQTSTVILALDADVEGEGIAFEVIKIMSQVNPSLEFKRVWFSAVTKSDILAAVNKPRAPNELWAKKVFARMMLDLTIGASFTRLLTLSVQRRKSQLPSGKFLSYGPCQTPVLYLVVKRELEREQYKKKKYYVLIAELEVDGEIFSASVNLGEDKEKAIKIYEKLKEVKHAAVTSAEAVIVDVNPPIPLNTIDFESRASSFLNIRPKEALAIAEKLYQYGYISYPRTETTIYPPTLNLNTLASMFTNWEDAGWYVSKLLTKGFTPTHGREDDKAHPPIHPTRAATRTQLERHMGSKAWLIYELVARHFIATLSEKAQVERQKILVSLAGVELQAEGRRIVYPGFYYVYPYAKPEEKPLPYLVEGDVLDVRNIKLEERTTQPPPYLSESELLALMKRYGIGTDATMQDHIHTNIERKYFVVRQKRCIPTPLGRTLIVSLLEVEPRLVLPEIRGRMEAQLARIATGERDSSEVVDEMKQLFLEYYENLASKIDYVSEKLLPVIAEVYRQASEDKSRKNSRNRTNHRRTFSRYLRKKGQK, from the coding sequence ATGCCCTACGATGCCGTTATTGTTGCTGAAAAGCCTGCTGTTGCCCTCGCTTTTGCACGTTATTTAGCCGAGACGGGTTACAAAACAGTTTACGTAGATGGTGTTAAGGCTTTTTTGTTCCGCTATAAGGGTGGAGATTACCTCTCAATAGGACTAGTTGGGCATGTCTTAGACTTTGACTTTCCCCGCGAGTACAACAAATGGGACTCGGTCGAGCCAAAACAACTCTTTTTTGTGAACCCGATCTGGGTGGTGCGTGAAGGCTCTTACAAGTACGTCAAGGCCTTAAAAACGTTAGCAAATCAGACATCCACCGTTATCTTAGCACTCGATGCCGATGTCGAGGGAGAAGGGATAGCCTTCGAGGTCATAAAAATAATGAGCCAGGTCAACCCATCACTTGAGTTTAAACGAGTCTGGTTTTCGGCAGTCACAAAAAGTGATATTTTGGCGGCTGTAAACAAGCCGCGAGCCCCCAACGAGCTCTGGGCAAAAAAAGTCTTCGCTAGGATGATGCTTGATTTGACAATCGGTGCCTCGTTTACCCGCCTCCTCACACTATCAGTCCAGAGGCGTAAGTCCCAACTACCTTCCGGAAAGTTTCTGAGTTATGGACCTTGTCAAACGCCAGTCCTTTATCTTGTTGTCAAGCGGGAACTAGAACGTGAACAGTATAAAAAGAAGAAGTACTATGTTCTCATTGCAGAGCTTGAGGTTGACGGTGAGATATTCTCGGCATCGGTAAATCTAGGTGAAGATAAGGAGAAAGCGATAAAAATATACGAGAAGCTTAAGGAGGTAAAACATGCTGCAGTCACTAGTGCTGAAGCGGTTATAGTGGACGTTAACCCTCCTATTCCTTTGAATACCATCGACTTCGAGAGTCGTGCATCATCCTTCCTCAATATAAGGCCTAAGGAGGCTTTGGCAATAGCTGAAAAGCTCTATCAGTACGGCTACATATCCTATCCGAGAACTGAGACCACAATATATCCTCCAACCTTGAATCTCAACACTTTAGCCAGCATGTTCACGAACTGGGAAGATGCAGGTTGGTATGTGTCTAAGCTCCTCACAAAAGGTTTTACTCCTACGCATGGGAGGGAGGATGACAAGGCTCATCCACCTATACATCCTACAAGAGCGGCTACGAGAACACAACTGGAGAGACACATGGGCTCTAAAGCCTGGCTCATATACGAGCTCGTTGCACGCCACTTTATCGCGACACTTAGCGAGAAGGCCCAAGTCGAAAGGCAGAAGATCTTGGTGAGCTTGGCTGGTGTCGAGCTCCAAGCTGAAGGTAGACGTATAGTCTACCCGGGGTTCTACTATGTTTACCCCTATGCGAAGCCCGAGGAGAAGCCTCTCCCCTACCTAGTTGAAGGCGATGTGCTGGACGTGAGGAACATAAAGCTGGAAGAGAGGACCACGCAGCCACCACCCTATCTGAGTGAAAGCGAGCTCCTCGCCCTCATGAAGCGGTACGGTATTGGCACGGATGCTACGATGCAGGATCATATACACACCAATATCGAGAGGAAGTACTTCGTTGTGCGTCAGAAAAGGTGTATTCCAACTCCACTGGGCAGAACGCTTATTGTATCGCTTCTCGAGGTGGAGCCGAGGCTTGTTTTACCTGAGATAAGAGGGAGAATGGAGGCCCAGCTTGCACGCATAGCGACCGGTGAGAGAGATTCGTCAGAAGTTGTCGACGAAATGAAGCAACTGTTCTTAGAATACTACGAGAACCTGGCCTCGAAGATCGATTATGTTTCCGAGAAGCTTCTACCAGTTATAGCTGAGGTCTACAGACAGGCGTCTGAGGATAAGTCCCGTAAAAATTCACGGAATAGAACTAATCATAGGAGGACTTTTTCTCGATATTTGAGGAAAAAAGGTCAGAAATAA
- a CDS encoding hydroxymethylglutaryl-CoA reductase, degradative, with translation MSGTKTSRIPEFYKRSIEERLKIVADFAGLTEDEVKLLKNFGNLDPKIADSMIENVIGAMSYPLAVAVNFLINGKDYLVPMVIEEASVVAAASNAARVMRRNGGIRSITTGSLMIGQIQVVGLSDPWYKRMLVLEHKDEILSKANEVDPALVKAGGGARDVEARVVEHSTGPMLIVHLIVDVKDAMGANAVNTMAEKVSPLIERITGGRVLLRIISNLADKRLVRSYVKVYKEDIGGEEVVDGIVSAWAFAAADPYRAATHNKGIMNGVIAVALATAQDHRAIEAGAHAYAARNGRYEPLSRWEKDSDGNLVGSLEMPMAVGTIGGATKVHPVAKVALKILGVKSANELAEVMGAVGLAQNFAALRALATEGIQRGHMRLHARNLAIMAGASGDLVDKVVEIMVSEGKINFAYAQELVEKLSKEGVADKK, from the coding sequence ATGAGCGGTACGAAAACATCCCGAATCCCAGAGTTTTATAAGAGGAGTATTGAAGAGAGGTTGAAGATAGTCGCTGATTTTGCAGGTTTAACTGAGGACGAGGTTAAGCTCCTCAAGAACTTCGGGAACCTCGACCCCAAGATAGCCGATTCAATGATTGAGAACGTGATTGGAGCTATGAGCTACCCACTAGCAGTAGCCGTGAATTTTCTGATAAACGGGAAGGACTACCTTGTTCCAATGGTCATAGAGGAGGCCAGCGTCGTCGCGGCCGCTAGTAATGCGGCGCGAGTTATGCGGAGGAACGGTGGGATAAGATCAATCACCACTGGAAGCCTAATGATAGGACAGATACAGGTCGTGGGTCTGTCTGACCCATGGTATAAGCGCATGCTTGTCCTAGAGCATAAGGACGAGATACTCTCCAAGGCAAACGAGGTAGATCCTGCACTCGTAAAGGCAGGTGGAGGCGCGAGGGACGTAGAGGCTCGAGTAGTGGAGCATTCCACTGGCCCCATGCTTATAGTTCACCTTATAGTGGACGTTAAAGATGCCATGGGGGCCAACGCTGTTAATACCATGGCTGAAAAAGTCTCACCATTAATTGAAAGAATAACTGGAGGGAGGGTCTTACTCAGGATCATTTCAAACCTCGCTGACAAAAGACTTGTCCGCAGCTATGTTAAGGTCTACAAGGAAGATATAGGCGGAGAAGAAGTCGTCGATGGCATTGTCAGCGCATGGGCGTTTGCAGCCGCAGACCCCTACAGGGCTGCCACGCATAATAAGGGTATAATGAATGGTGTTATAGCCGTTGCCCTCGCAACCGCGCAGGACCACCGTGCCATTGAAGCCGGAGCCCACGCGTATGCAGCAAGAAACGGCAGATACGAGCCCCTCTCAAGATGGGAAAAAGACTCTGACGGGAACCTAGTTGGAAGCCTTGAGATGCCAATGGCAGTAGGCACCATCGGGGGTGCAACAAAAGTGCACCCTGTGGCAAAGGTCGCATTGAAAATCCTTGGAGTCAAGAGTGCCAACGAACTGGCAGAGGTTATGGGTGCCGTGGGCCTCGCCCAGAACTTTGCAGCATTGCGGGCTTTAGCTACGGAGGGGATCCAGAGGGGTCATATGAGGCTACACGCGAGAAACCTCGCAATCATGGCCGGAGCCTCAGGGGATTTAGTAGATAAGGTTGTTGAGATAATGGTATCAGAGGGCAAGATTAATTTTGCATATGCCCAGGAGCTTGTGGAAAAGCTCTCAAAGGAGGGGGTCGCTGATAAAAAATAG
- a CDS encoding ERCC4 domain-containing protein, translating to MEVIIDDRERRSPVIPELARLGVRFEFKRLDIADYDISGTYGIERKTAGDFLDSILDKRIFEQSRYLKQAYPIPLIIVEGSLSQETKYRGISLNQAYGAILALAERGVSVITTGGPHETALFIYITSKRVERKGSHYVPPVKRIVKVNTSIPVAQINLIASLPGISHELAERILSEFKTPRKFFTATAAELRKVPGLGPKKIQKILAVLDTIYVSAKTLSESEKPINSGSDMTRGYNEYDN from the coding sequence ATGGAGGTTATCATAGATGACCGAGAGAGGAGGTCGCCTGTAATACCAGAGCTTGCAAGGCTAGGTGTAAGATTCGAGTTTAAGAGGCTTGACATCGCCGACTACGATATATCTGGAACCTATGGGATTGAACGGAAAACAGCTGGAGACTTCCTAGACTCAATATTAGACAAGAGGATATTTGAGCAGTCAAGATATCTCAAACAGGCTTATCCTATCCCCTTAATCATTGTTGAAGGCTCTCTATCTCAAGAGACAAAATACCGGGGTATTTCACTTAATCAGGCTTACGGAGCCATACTAGCTTTAGCTGAGAGAGGTGTTTCAGTGATAACGACGGGGGGTCCTCACGAAACAGCACTCTTCATCTACATAACTTCTAAGCGTGTCGAGAGGAAGGGTTCTCATTATGTCCCTCCGGTTAAAAGAATCGTAAAAGTGAATACGAGCATACCTGTGGCTCAGATAAACCTGATTGCCTCCTTACCCGGCATAAGCCACGAGCTGGCAGAGAGGATACTAAGCGAGTTTAAAACTCCAAGGAAGTTTTTTACAGCAACCGCAGCCGAGTTGAGGAAGGTGCCTGGACTAGGTCCAAAAAAGATCCAGAAGATTCTCGCGGTTCTAGATACCATTTATGTCTCGGCCAAGACCTTATCGGAGAGCGAAAAGCCTATTAACTCAGGCTCGGATATGACAAGGGGATATAATGAGTACGATAACTAA
- a CDS encoding PhoH family protein yields MSVKEFQPATQKQKLLYNALDNREVDLLGVFGPSGTGKSFVVLLYAVNALLEGKFKRVVVARPLVSLLQYRVFNSVELGKLYYELASSYLYDIVTGHVDEKSLQDLVSSGRLIFIDPGFLTGRTFDDTLVFLDDVQFLDSSILPEALIRMGSNSKLVIAGDPVLQILTGNERNTAIIARELLLGEERALVIDFGVEDIVRPGSKRGFRLALETRLRRRQLREEEVRVKSILLSHAPDADIISVVWLHDLKEKYSCKTSPDVLVIVKENSLSRLIGRKGERINKAQEEAGVQIRAIELTNDLSSIVKAIHPVGWIHKHIVKVELAGGELEVYVNPDEYGAFVGKSGAYVRFLDDGLKRMLGIGVRGRHAEPPKTEEKKRK; encoded by the coding sequence ATGTCTGTGAAGGAGTTTCAGCCCGCGACTCAGAAACAGAAGCTCCTCTACAATGCATTAGATAATAGGGAAGTCGACCTCCTAGGTGTTTTTGGCCCAAGCGGCACTGGGAAGAGCTTTGTAGTGCTTCTATACGCCGTTAACGCGCTCCTCGAAGGGAAGTTTAAGCGTGTAGTCGTTGCAAGACCTTTAGTTAGCTTACTGCAATACCGTGTATTCAACTCGGTTGAGCTTGGAAAGCTCTACTATGAGCTGGCCTCATCTTATCTCTATGACATAGTTACTGGTCATGTTGACGAAAAAAGCCTACAGGATCTCGTATCCAGCGGGAGGCTCATTTTCATTGATCCAGGCTTTCTGACAGGTAGAACCTTCGACGATACCCTTGTCTTTCTAGACGACGTCCAGTTTCTTGATTCCTCGATACTTCCAGAGGCCCTAATCCGGATGGGCTCTAACTCTAAGCTAGTTATAGCAGGGGATCCTGTTCTTCAAATTTTAACCGGGAATGAACGCAATACTGCTATTATAGCCAGGGAGCTGCTTCTAGGAGAGGAGAGGGCACTTGTAATCGATTTCGGAGTGGAAGACATTGTGAGGCCGGGTTCAAAGAGAGGGTTCAGGCTTGCACTAGAGACGAGACTTAGGAGACGCCAACTAAGAGAGGAGGAGGTTAGGGTTAAAAGTATTCTATTGTCTCATGCACCTGATGCGGATATAATTAGCGTCGTATGGCTTCACGATCTTAAGGAGAAATACTCCTGTAAGACTTCTCCTGATGTACTTGTAATAGTAAAGGAAAACTCCCTGAGTAGGTTGATCGGGAGGAAGGGTGAGAGGATAAATAAAGCACAGGAAGAAGCCGGGGTACAGATAAGAGCTATCGAGCTCACCAACGACCTATCAAGTATAGTTAAGGCCATCCACCCTGTGGGTTGGATACACAAGCACATCGTAAAGGTGGAGCTAGCTGGGGGCGAACTGGAGGTATACGTCAACCCAGACGAGTACGGAGCCTTTGTGGGCAAAAGCGGCGCTTACGTGCGTTTCCTGGACGATGGACTAAAGAGGATGCTTGGGATAGGGGTAAGAGGAAGGCACGCCGAGCCCCCTAAGACGGAGGAGAAAAAGAGGAAGTAG
- a CDS encoding Lrp/AsnC ligand binding domain-containing protein has translation MSEKITVYILVNTQVGKEDEVLKAIRSMEFVEEAYVVYGEFDIIAKLKLPALELLEQAVSNIRKMGGVTKTSTLITSSR, from the coding sequence ATGAGTGAGAAGATAACCGTATACATACTTGTAAACACACAGGTTGGCAAGGAGGACGAGGTCCTCAAAGCTATTAGAAGCATGGAATTCGTGGAGGAAGCCTACGTCGTCTATGGAGAGTTTGACATTATTGCGAAACTTAAACTGCCCGCGCTCGAACTTCTCGAGCAAGCTGTATCGAATATTAGAAAGATGGGAGGTGTAACGAAGACTTCAACTTTAATAACTTCCTCTAGATAG